The Mastomys coucha isolate ucsf_1 unplaced genomic scaffold, UCSF_Mcou_1 pScaffold11, whole genome shotgun sequence genome includes a window with the following:
- the Cdc42ep1 gene encoding cdc42 effector protein 1: MPGPQGGTGAPTMSLGKLSPVGWVSSSHGKRRLTADMISPPLGDFRHTMHVGRGGDVFGDTSFLSNHGGRSGSTHRSPRSFLARKLQQVRRVGVPPRRVASPAAPSPAPPPISPIIKNAISLPQLNQATYDSLVVGKLSFDSPPASSTDGHSGYGLESGFCTISRLPRVEKHNNRDRDHDPDRSQDREQSSFPPEPNPNPELRRSDSLLSFRFDLDLGPSLLSELLGVMSLSEAPAAETPAPAAANPPVPEANPAPTPKPPAHAITTLDAVTSLPAPVAASSPSHGHFPNGVTAVLGPVAEVKPSPVGEGPQVPSNMAFDRRGASWGASRASRHYTEMDARRELAGVLPQVHGSWESLNEDWSVPPASGRAPVPSTVQVNAFEFADAEEDDEVKV; encoded by the exons ATGCCCGGCCCCCAGGGGGGCACAGGAGCCCCCACCATGAGCCTGGGCAAACTGTCTCCTGTGGGATGGGTGTCCAGTTCCCATGGAAAGAGACGCCTGACAGCAGACATGATCAGCCCCCCGCTCGGGGACTTCCGCCACACCATGCATGTGGGCCGTGGTGGGGACGTCTTCGGTGACACCTCCTTCCTCAGCAACCACGGAGGCCGCTCTGGAAGCACCCACCGCTCACCCCGAAGTTTCCTGGCCAGGAAGCTCCAGCAGGTGCGCAGAGTTGGGGTGCCACCTCGAAGGGTGGCTTCCCCGGCTGCACCGTCCCCcgctccacctcccatctcacccATCATCAAGAATGCCATCTCCCTGCCCCAGCTCAACCAGGCCACCTATGACAGCCTGGTGGTGGGCAAGCTCAGCTTTGACAGCCCTCCGGCTAGCTCCACGGATGGCCACTCTGGATATG GCCTGGAGTCTGGGTTCTGCACCATCTCTCGCCTGCCACGAGTGGAAAAGCACAACAACCGTGACCGGGACCATGACCCGGACCGTTCTCAAGACCGAGAGCAAAGTTCTTTCCCCCCTgagcctaaccctaaccctgagctTCGACGCTCTGACTCTCTCTTGTCCTTCCGTTTTGATCTTGACCTTGGGCCCTCACTCCTCAGTGAGCTGCTAGGGGTCATGAGCCTTTCCGAAGCCCCAGCAGCTGAAACCCCAGCCCCTGCTGCTGCCAACCCCCCTGTTCCTGAAGCAAACCCTGCCCCTACTCCAAAACCCCCAGCCCATGCGATAACCACTCTAGACGCTGTGACAAGCCTTCCAGCCCCTGTGGCAGCTAGCTCCCCATCCCATGGACATTTCCCCAATGGGGTAACTGCTGTGTTGGGCCCTGTGGCTGAGGTAAAACCCAGTCCTGTGGGAGAGGGTCCCCAGGTACCCTCCAACATGGCCTTTGACAGGCGCGGAGCCAGCTGGGGGGCCAGCCGAGCCAGCCGCCACTACACTGAAATGGATGCTCGGAGGGAGCTGGCAGGGGTGTTACCCCAAGTTCATGGCTCCTGGGAGAGTCTGAATGAAGACTGGAGTGTGCCTCCAGCCAGCGGCAGGGCTCCTGTACCCAGCACGGTGCAGGTCAATGCCTTTGAATTTGCCGATGCTGAGGAAGACGATGAGGTCAAGGTGTGA